From a single Lewinella sp. LCG006 genomic region:
- a CDS encoding cohesin domain-containing protein, with protein MKFQLSQCFGVISLLLVSLSLTAQDTPSIYINDNQVEPGQTIDVNVLVSNYNDIVSSAFSVTWDSMVLRYVGVDNIAFGLSEDDNFNAMNASGGELTYLYFDNSLSGNTLSDGGSLFTLQLEVIGAEGEQTMVDFGGLMEVVDTSVVDLNAEFSGGLITIGEINSTSIVENLPMRAEVSPNPFSKNANVLIELNEGGEIFWTLSEVSGQRIKDGKVTFSPGSHVLELENTLFKHTGAYILQLQMGDTFITRRLLRVAP; from the coding sequence ATGAAGTTTCAACTATCCCAATGCTTTGGGGTTATCTCTTTGTTGCTTGTGTCGTTATCTCTTACCGCACAAGACACCCCCTCTATTTATATTAATGACAATCAGGTTGAACCGGGTCAGACCATCGATGTCAATGTTCTTGTGAGTAATTATAATGACATTGTCTCTTCCGCATTTAGTGTGACTTGGGACTCTATGGTGCTGCGATACGTTGGCGTAGATAACATTGCATTTGGACTTTCTGAAGATGACAACTTCAATGCAATGAATGCTAGCGGAGGAGAGTTGACCTACTTGTATTTTGATAACTCTCTCTCTGGAAATACGCTAAGTGATGGAGGATCACTCTTCACTTTGCAACTAGAAGTGATTGGCGCAGAAGGAGAGCAGACGATGGTAGACTTCGGAGGCTTAATGGAAGTCGTTGATACTTCTGTCGTTGACCTAAATGCTGAATTTTCAGGAGGTCTAATTACGATTGGTGAAATCAACAGCACTTCGATCGTCGAGAATCTCCCCATGCGAGCGGAAGTATCTCCTAATCCATTCTCAAAGAATGCTAATGTGTTGATTGAACTTAATGAAGGAGGAGAAATCTTCTGGACATTAAGTGAAGTTAGTGGTCAGCGTATCAAGGACGGAAAGGTTACTTTTAGCCCTGGAAGCCATGTGCTTGAATTAGAAAATACACTTTTTAAACATACTGGTGCCTACATTTTGCAACTTCAGATGGGTGATACCTTTATTACCCGCCGATTGCTTCGTGTAGCACCTTAG
- a CDS encoding choice-of-anchor R domain-containing protein, producing the protein MQTFRQCLSNATKLISALMVLGGLAFAVPVMGQNFSSASDGWASGAAAAGNCIGDLPSYDNTAGPFVNGITSQVWTNFGGNATYGAEDFVSPAVGSSLCSVSVPGTEETAGFISTSTVRVIIWADAGGEPGAAIYTNDFAGADVDPEGDADLFIEFTDEVVLTPSTRYWVTVAPLAESATQWFWEVTSTIVGLPGQWQHQTGGPFNGVTTCDDNWGALGADCLGPLGVPGVEYGMMVMFNEIETPCDEELNVACIANVNVTLGAECMATITPQMVMTGNIQCAEEIVITVDGGNTNVISGCGTHTYMAEAYINGALVYTCWGNIFAEDKTNPVVTCPANTSTVTQDYAAHQASGNLSAADATLNFNNYSCLNQGFLADGVHNYDVVTFTTPDFAIPVDVYTILMETAWGDGSMFLFQGGFDPTAPCENLIGSSDDAFVPGGNPFDPALRLSLPLLPNTTYTLVLTNWLTTQFGNWTVSIYSDNNTGVSGPEFTPVNITDTRDLVCDDINFIRFQTPQSWIASADGTLNFTATRNTFFGGSTAALNAFIAKVNLTGFPVVGDNCGPVKVTLSDAVSAAGDCGDVTLSRTFTVSDRYDGVCVGAPRTAACTQTITFRKPTIGDLVFPPFVAPLECDENFAVDANGNPHPSASGYPWLRTAFGFYDLDQIYCNIGASYSDEPRITVCEGTYKLRREWNIIDWCNPGGSGTLQQLIKVFDATGPVITGIPAVINVSTSPFSCLANVAIPCPTLTDGNGCSSVAGTTYTVLAFGESFFAGGDLCDGDVVSAPIGEHILIICAEDDCGNETCEEYDLIVTDEIEPSASCDDELNVSIGGGDSASGILGIARIFASDVDEGSNDNCGAVTLEVRRNYWRNNTCDASANRWSPWGDFVDFYCCDIDNEITIELRVTDESGNENICWMVITPEDKLNPFCYAPAPVTLTCSNLPLAFPGDIATAYDEDFAATSIMMSSIFGGATGTDNCAVDTIVERTPNIQVNDCGWGTITRRFEAWQLRPEGDANGNGAIDINEVFRSTNSCSQLITITEVHDFTIDFPEDADADCGDPDVPTIITTTVGCDVLSVNIGDPVRFSATGDECYKLSITYDVINWCVWDGEYTGLVLPRMTEDDGEALPVDRSVEGNERPVVRVVSGFGPVDNNCDNVADAQQGIQYTVVIDRDHNDRDGDSDIPNTVYDNIPGNNIGCIPADQFGRRNFGRYIYTQFVKVYDSTAPVVTVGEYGGPTANCPDLLAGQFGDDDGNCEEAVSIPFSVADECELFDGDGNLVVSLVSAQLDAFAVDANGDGDIKSNEFVADLNVLGNITDNGDGTYVFAGTFPIITSAMGDNIYHAVRVLFEDGCGNQTSETIVFDVIDCKGPAPVCINGLTVTLMPQEEGGCAMAIWASDFEGSPISDCTGQGPELFGGLPRVTKYAIYRAADVEADPNFVPSPDDTGLVLTQDDEATTVVYVYAFDEEGNYDYCETYVLVQQHVDCGPDGGTGTIQGVIATENNETVEGVEVSVNGNVATMTTNANGTFSFELPAGGDYSVAPYLNANFLNGVSTFDLVLMSKHILGVQPLNSPYKYIAADVNNSETITTLDMIQLRKLILNIDTEFANNTSWRFVNADFVFPVANNPWFTEFPEVANVNNLPEAVLTADFVGVKIGDVNGSAQANALAGDDRTLNGQFNFEVENVSVKAGNVYTVAFRGADMASVEGFQGTLNLNGAELVDIEYGVATAENFGMRYAAEGMITASWNGKATSEDVLFSLVIRPTVDAELSDVINVSSRYTAAEAYGNGNTMNVGVNFSNGAVAVAGFEVYQNTPNPFAATTLIGFNLPADAEATVTISDASGRVLTVVRGDYAAGYNTINLTKEMIQGATGVLTYTVTAGEFTATKKMIAVK; encoded by the coding sequence ATGCAAACATTTAGACAATGTTTGAGCAATGCTACCAAACTAATCAGCGCGCTGATGGTATTGGGTGGTCTTGCTTTTGCTGTTCCAGTAATGGGACAGAATTTTAGCTCAGCCAGCGACGGTTGGGCATCTGGAGCCGCTGCTGCAGGAAACTGTATTGGTGATCTTCCGTCTTACGACAATACTGCTGGCCCATTTGTCAACGGAATTACGTCTCAGGTATGGACCAACTTTGGAGGTAATGCAACCTACGGGGCAGAAGATTTTGTTTCTCCTGCAGTAGGTTCATCTCTGTGTTCGGTTAGTGTACCTGGTACCGAAGAAACTGCCGGTTTTATTTCTACCAGTACTGTTCGTGTAATTATTTGGGCAGATGCAGGGGGAGAACCTGGTGCTGCTATTTACACAAACGACTTTGCAGGTGCTGATGTTGATCCAGAAGGAGATGCAGACCTTTTCATTGAATTTACTGATGAAGTTGTTTTAACCCCGAGTACCCGCTACTGGGTAACGGTTGCTCCTTTAGCAGAAAGTGCCACCCAGTGGTTCTGGGAGGTTACGAGTACCATTGTTGGACTACCAGGTCAGTGGCAGCACCAAACTGGCGGGCCATTTAATGGAGTTACTACATGTGATGACAATTGGGGTGCACTCGGTGCAGACTGTCTTGGACCACTCGGTGTTCCAGGTGTAGAATATGGCATGATGGTTATGTTCAACGAAATCGAAACTCCATGTGACGAAGAATTGAACGTCGCTTGCATCGCAAACGTAAACGTTACCCTAGGTGCTGAATGTATGGCTACGATCACTCCTCAAATGGTGATGACGGGTAACATTCAGTGTGCTGAAGAAATTGTTATCACTGTTGATGGTGGTAACACTAACGTTATTTCTGGTTGTGGTACCCACACTTACATGGCTGAAGCATACATCAATGGTGCTTTGGTTTACACTTGTTGGGGTAACATCTTCGCCGAAGACAAGACCAACCCAGTAGTTACTTGCCCAGCGAACACAAGCACCGTAACGCAGGACTATGCTGCTCACCAAGCAAGTGGTAACCTAAGTGCTGCTGATGCAACCTTGAACTTCAACAACTACAGCTGTTTGAACCAGGGCTTCCTGGCTGACGGTGTGCACAACTATGACGTAGTAACTTTCACTACGCCAGACTTTGCTATTCCTGTTGACGTATACACGATCTTGATGGAAACTGCATGGGGTGATGGAAGCATGTTCCTGTTCCAGGGTGGTTTCGATCCTACAGCACCCTGTGAGAACCTCATCGGTTCATCTGACGATGCTTTCGTACCTGGAGGTAACCCATTCGATCCAGCGCTACGTTTGAGCCTGCCTTTGTTGCCTAACACGACCTATACCTTGGTATTGACCAACTGGTTGACGACGCAGTTTGGTAACTGGACGGTAAGCATCTATTCTGATAACAACACGGGTGTTTCTGGTCCAGAATTTACCCCTGTAAATATTACCGATACCCGTGATTTAGTATGTGACGATATCAACTTCATCCGCTTCCAGACGCCTCAGTCATGGATTGCAAGTGCAGATGGTACCTTGAACTTCACGGCTACGCGTAACACCTTCTTTGGAGGTAGCACTGCTGCTTTGAATGCTTTCATTGCAAAAGTAAACCTGACTGGTTTCCCTGTAGTTGGCGACAACTGTGGTCCTGTAAAAGTTACCCTTTCTGATGCAGTAAGTGCTGCAGGTGATTGTGGTGATGTAACGCTTTCACGTACGTTCACGGTCTCAGACCGTTACGATGGTGTATGTGTAGGTGCTCCACGCACGGCAGCATGTACGCAGACGATTACTTTCCGTAAGCCAACGATTGGCGACTTGGTATTCCCTCCATTTGTAGCTCCTTTGGAGTGTGACGAGAACTTCGCTGTTGATGCAAACGGTAATCCTCACCCATCAGCATCTGGCTACCCATGGTTGCGTACGGCATTTGGTTTCTACGACCTTGATCAGATTTACTGTAACATCGGAGCTTCTTACTCTGATGAGCCACGTATCACTGTTTGTGAAGGTACTTACAAGCTCCGTCGTGAGTGGAACATCATCGACTGGTGTAACCCAGGCGGTTCTGGTACGCTTCAGCAGTTGATCAAAGTATTTGATGCTACTGGCCCAGTAATCACTGGCATTCCAGCAGTAATCAACGTATCTACTTCACCATTCAGCTGTTTGGCGAACGTAGCGATTCCATGTCCTACCCTTACTGACGGCAACGGATGTTCAAGCGTAGCTGGCACGACTTACACGGTACTTGCTTTCGGCGAATCATTCTTCGCTGGTGGTGACTTGTGTGACGGAGATGTAGTATCAGCACCAATTGGTGAGCACATCCTGATCATCTGTGCCGAAGATGACTGTGGCAACGAAACTTGTGAAGAGTACGACTTGATCGTAACGGACGAGATTGAGCCAAGTGCATCATGTGACGACGAATTGAACGTATCTATTGGCGGTGGTGACTCAGCCAGCGGTATCCTGGGTATCGCACGCATCTTTGCTTCTGACGTTGACGAAGGTTCTAACGACAACTGTGGAGCAGTAACTTTGGAAGTACGTCGTAACTACTGGCGCAACAACACTTGTGATGCAAGTGCTAACCGTTGGAGCCCATGGGGCGACTTTGTAGACTTCTACTGCTGTGATATCGACAACGAAATCACGATCGAACTACGTGTAACTGACGAGTCAGGAAACGAGAACATCTGTTGGATGGTGATCACTCCAGAAGATAAATTGAACCCATTCTGCTACGCACCAGCACCAGTAACATTGACTTGTTCTAACTTGCCATTGGCTTTCCCTGGTGATATTGCTACGGCTTACGACGAAGACTTTGCTGCTACTTCTATCATGATGAGCTCTATCTTCGGCGGCGCAACGGGTACAGACAACTGTGCTGTTGACACCATCGTAGAGCGTACGCCAAACATCCAGGTTAACGATTGTGGTTGGGGAACTATCACCCGCCGTTTCGAAGCTTGGCAGTTGCGCCCAGAGGGCGATGCTAACGGCAACGGAGCTATCGACATCAACGAAGTATTCCGTTCGACGAACAGCTGTAGCCAGCTGATCACGATCACGGAAGTACACGACTTCACGATCGACTTCCCAGAAGATGCTGACGCTGACTGTGGTGATCCTGATGTACCAACGATCATTACGACCACTGTAGGTTGTGATGTATTGAGCGTAAACATTGGCGATCCAGTACGTTTCTCAGCAACTGGCGACGAGTGTTACAAGTTGAGCATCACTTACGATGTGATCAACTGGTGTGTATGGGATGGTGAGTACACTGGTTTGGTACTTCCTCGTATGACGGAAGACGACGGTGAGGCACTTCCTGTAGACCGTTCAGTAGAAGGTAACGAGCGCCCAGTAGTACGGGTGGTGAGTGGCTTTGGCCCAGTAGACAACAACTGTGATAACGTAGCTGACGCTCAGCAAGGTATCCAGTACACAGTAGTAATCGACCGCGATCACAACGATCGTGACGGAGATTCTGATATTCCTAACACCGTATACGACAACATCCCAGGTAACAACATCGGTTGTATTCCTGCTGACCAGTTTGGTCGTCGTAACTTCGGTCGTTACATCTACACGCAATTCGTGAAAGTATACGACTCAACCGCACCAGTAGTAACTGTTGGTGAGTACGGAGGTCCTACAGCTAACTGTCCTGACCTATTAGCTGGTCAGTTTGGTGATGACGACGGCAACTGTGAAGAAGCAGTAAGCATTCCATTCAGCGTAGCTGACGAGTGTGAATTGTTTGACGGTGACGGAAACTTGGTAGTAAGCCTGGTATCCGCACAGCTAGACGCATTTGCAGTAGACGCTAACGGCGACGGCGACATCAAGTCGAACGAATTCGTAGCAGACTTGAACGTATTGGGTAACATCACCGACAACGGTGACGGTACTTACGTATTTGCAGGTACTTTCCCAATCATTACTTCTGCAATGGGAGATAACATCTACCACGCAGTACGCGTATTGTTTGAGGACGGTTGTGGTAACCAGACCAGCGAGACCATCGTGTTCGATGTGATCGACTGTAAAGGACCAGCACCAGTATGTATCAACGGTTTGACTGTAACCTTGATGCCTCAGGAAGAAGGAGGTTGTGCCATGGCTATCTGGGCTTCTGACTTCGAAGGTTCACCAATCAGTGACTGTACTGGTCAAGGACCAGAACTGTTCGGTGGTCTACCTCGCGTGACGAAGTACGCTATCTACCGTGCAGCAGATGTAGAAGCTGATCCTAACTTCGTACCAAGCCCAGATGATACTGGATTGGTATTGACGCAAGATGACGAAGCTACGACAGTAGTCTACGTATACGCTTTCGACGAAGAAGGTAACTACGATTACTGTGAGACTTATGTATTGGTACAGCAGCACGTTGACTGTGGTCCTGATGGTGGCACTGGAACTATCCAGGGTGTTATCGCTACAGAAAACAACGAAACGGTAGAAGGTGTGGAAGTAAGTGTTAACGGAAACGTTGCCACAATGACGACCAACGCTAACGGAACGTTCAGCTTTGAATTGCCTGCAGGAGGTGACTACTCTGTAGCTCCTTACCTGAATGCAAACTTCTTGAACGGCGTATCTACATTTGACCTTGTACTGATGAGCAAGCACATCTTGGGCGTACAGCCTTTGAACAGCCCTTACAAGTACATCGCAGCTGACGTTAACAACTCAGAGACGATCACTACCCTGGATATGATCCAGTTGCGTAAGTTGATCTTGAACATTGATACGGAATTCGCGAACAACACGAGCTGGCGCTTTGTGAATGCAGACTTTGTATTCCCAGTAGCAAACAACCCATGGTTCACTGAATTCCCAGAAGTAGCTAACGTTAACAACTTACCTGAAGCAGTATTGACTGCCGACTTTGTAGGTGTTAAGATTGGTGACGTAAACGGTTCTGCACAAGCCAATGCTTTGGCTGGTGACGATCGTACGTTGAACGGTCAGTTCAACTTCGAAGTAGAGAACGTAAGCGTGAAAGCTGGTAACGTATACACGGTAGCATTCCGTGGTGCTGATATGGCATCAGTAGAAGGCTTCCAGGGTACCTTGAACTTGAACGGAGCAGAGTTGGTAGACATCGAGTACGGTGTAGCTACAGCTGAGAACTTCGGTATGCGTTACGCTGCTGAAGGTATGATCACTGCTTCTTGGAACGGTAAAGCTACTTCTGAGGACGTATTGTTCAGCCTGGTAATCCGCCCAACAGTGGATGCTGAGTTGAGTGACGTAATCAATGTATCTAGCCGTTACACTGCTGCTGAAGCTTACGGAAATGGTAACACCATGAACGTAGGCGTAAACTTCTCTAACGGAGCAGTTGCTGTAGCAGGTTTCGAAGTATACCAGAACACGCCAAACCCATTCGCAGCAACAACCTTGATCGGTTTCAACTTGCCAGCGGATGCAGAAGCAACCGTAACGATCAGCGACGCTAGTGGTCGCGTACTGACTGTAGTACGTGGTGATTACGCAGCTGGTTACAACACGATCAACTTGACCAAGGAGATGATCCAAGGTGCAACGGGTGTATTGACTTACACGGTAACTGCCGGTGAGTTCACTGCAACCAAGAAGATGATTGCTGTAAAGTAA
- a CDS encoding peroxidase family protein: protein MTKKLLYSSLLLLSAFNLCLAQVQDVINYRTIDGSQNNLANPLWGAAHTPLLQRTTIGFADGYSTPGGSTRPNPREVSNSLFNQDSPLSDPLGLSDFIWVWGQFIDHDLGLTSDGPEPLIINVPAGDPWFDPLGMGMAIIPMHRNAFDPASGTEPNNPRLYINEITAFLDASGVYGSDLDRANWLRSFSGGELKVSTGNLLPYNTVTGEFDDPIDPNSPHMDNATGISNVIFVAGDSRASENPLLATMHTLFVREHNRQCKLLAARNPEWTDEELYQHARKIVGGLIQSIVYDEWLPAIGLQLDPYMGYNEDSNPQLFNVFTAAAFRMGHTLLSSNLMRLDNQGNVIPQGNMTLQDAFFNPYAIQETGGIEPFLKGMGVQVQQKFDSKVIGDVRNFLFGQPGFGGLDLASININRGRERGLPDFNTVRENFGLAPYNFFQQINSSAAVFTRLLSLYTNIDDIDPWVGMLAERTVPGSIFGPTLHEILRQQFTALRDGDRFYYWNDPVLTESEKNYIHNTTLRDIIMYNTDINLMQDNVFGALPHQEICDNMTLNLSGQIRTPNGVPVPGVALELTFGTELETQSSDGNGTYGFSEMRFCDLNLLLPVLNEDFLNGVSTFDIIQIQRHILGILPFTSPYQQIAADVNASGTITTVDLIRLRKVILGIDTDFGENTSWRFILGAYEFPEGENPLSQDFPEWLDFYSEHAADYNSGFIAVKVGDVNNSVEPLLEGLAEERSSQSALALVFENQQLKTGELTTVSFDLQSSDALSGWQFSLGFKGAEIVEVSGDFSPEYLANLGSELRMSWNTPDANLAKGQLHLTILPNLDIELADAVLLERSLKAEAYDTQGGVFGVALEATPTNAFIFLGQNEPNPFRAQTQIPFSLSKAEEVSFKLFSADGTVIYTNRQYLSSGNHTWEVDNNILGEEAGVYFYQITTDTGTIVKTMVKQ from the coding sequence ATGACAAAAAAACTACTTTATTCCAGTCTACTTCTGTTGAGCGCATTTAATTTATGCCTGGCACAGGTGCAAGATGTCATCAATTACCGGACCATAGATGGTTCCCAGAATAACCTTGCTAACCCTCTTTGGGGGGCTGCGCATACACCATTATTACAGCGAACAACCATAGGTTTTGCCGATGGCTACAGTACACCAGGTGGGAGTACTCGTCCTAATCCCCGAGAAGTATCGAACAGCCTGTTTAATCAGGATTCTCCTCTTAGTGATCCATTAGGGCTCAGTGATTTTATTTGGGTATGGGGCCAGTTTATTGACCATGATCTTGGGCTTACAAGTGATGGGCCGGAGCCATTAATTATTAATGTACCTGCGGGTGATCCCTGGTTTGATCCGCTGGGGATGGGTATGGCAATTATACCAATGCATAGAAATGCCTTTGACCCTGCGTCTGGTACAGAGCCTAATAACCCACGGCTCTACATCAATGAAATTACAGCTTTTCTTGACGCTTCCGGTGTCTACGGATCAGATCTTGATCGTGCCAACTGGTTGAGGTCTTTTTCAGGAGGAGAGTTGAAAGTTTCTACAGGGAACCTATTACCTTATAATACGGTAACGGGAGAATTTGATGATCCTATCGACCCTAACTCTCCCCACATGGATAATGCTACGGGGATTTCCAATGTTATTTTTGTTGCGGGAGATTCGCGTGCTAGTGAAAACCCTTTACTGGCAACGATGCACACGCTCTTTGTAAGGGAACACAACCGACAGTGTAAATTGCTAGCAGCAAGGAATCCGGAATGGACGGACGAAGAACTCTACCAGCATGCCCGTAAAATTGTGGGTGGTTTGATCCAGTCGATCGTTTATGATGAGTGGTTGCCAGCTATAGGTTTACAGTTGGATCCCTATATGGGGTATAATGAGGATTCAAATCCACAGTTGTTCAATGTGTTCACAGCAGCAGCGTTTCGTATGGGACACACGCTGCTGAGTTCAAACTTGATGCGACTTGATAACCAGGGAAATGTCATTCCTCAAGGTAATATGACCTTGCAGGATGCTTTCTTCAATCCTTATGCTATTCAGGAAACAGGAGGAATTGAACCTTTCTTAAAAGGAATGGGAGTTCAGGTTCAGCAAAAATTTGATTCCAAAGTTATTGGCGATGTTCGCAACTTCTTATTTGGTCAGCCAGGCTTTGGTGGTCTTGATTTAGCTTCTATTAATATCAACCGTGGGCGGGAGCGAGGTTTGCCGGACTTTAATACAGTTCGTGAAAATTTCGGATTAGCACCTTATAACTTTTTTCAACAAATCAATTCGAGCGCTGCTGTATTTACACGATTATTGTCTTTGTATACAAATATTGATGATATCGACCCATGGGTAGGGATGCTGGCCGAACGCACGGTACCAGGGTCAATTTTTGGACCTACCCTACATGAAATTTTACGCCAGCAATTTACGGCATTACGTGACGGTGACCGCTTTTATTATTGGAACGATCCGGTTCTTACTGAATCCGAAAAAAACTATATTCATAATACGACTCTGCGAGATATTATCATGTACAATACAGATATTAATCTCATGCAGGACAATGTCTTCGGGGCTTTACCACATCAGGAAATTTGTGACAACATGACCCTGAACCTTAGTGGTCAAATAAGAACACCGAATGGGGTTCCTGTTCCAGGGGTAGCATTGGAGCTTACTTTTGGTACCGAATTGGAGACACAATCTTCTGATGGGAATGGAACTTATGGTTTTTCAGAAATGCGTTTTTGTGACCTCAACCTATTACTTCCGGTATTGAATGAGGATTTTCTCAATGGCGTATCTACATTTGATATTATCCAAATACAGAGGCATATTTTAGGGATATTACCCTTTACTAGCCCCTACCAACAGATTGCCGCCGATGTCAACGCAAGTGGTACCATCACTACTGTTGACCTTATAAGGTTACGAAAAGTAATCTTGGGAATCGATACTGATTTTGGTGAGAATACTTCCTGGCGATTTATTTTGGGAGCTTATGAATTCCCTGAAGGAGAGAACCCTTTGTCGCAGGATTTTCCAGAATGGTTGGATTTTTATTCAGAACATGCTGCTGATTATAACAGTGGTTTCATTGCTGTAAAGGTTGGTGATGTCAACAACAGTGTCGAACCATTGCTCGAAGGTCTAGCTGAGGAGCGTTCTTCACAATCAGCATTAGCCTTGGTTTTTGAGAATCAACAGCTGAAAACTGGAGAGTTGACCACTGTTAGTTTTGATCTACAATCTAGTGACGCATTGAGTGGTTGGCAATTCAGCTTGGGTTTCAAGGGGGCTGAAATTGTAGAAGTTTCGGGTGATTTTTCTCCAGAGTATCTGGCGAATTTGGGTAGTGAGCTTAGAATGAGCTGGAATACGCCTGATGCTAATCTGGCTAAAGGACAACTTCACTTGACCATATTACCGAATTTGGATATCGAGTTGGCAGATGCTGTTCTTCTTGAGCGGAGCTTAAAGGCAGAGGCTTATGATACTCAAGGAGGAGTATTTGGGGTTGCGTTGGAAGCTACTCCTACGAATGCTTTCATCTTTTTAGGGCAAAATGAACCCAATCCTTTTCGTGCGCAAACACAAATTCCTTTTTCCTTAAGCAAGGCGGAAGAAGTAAGTTTTAAGCTTTTTTCTGCTGATGGTACAGTAATTTATACCAATCGCCAATACCTCTCTTCAGGAAACCACACCTGGGAGGTTGACAACAATATTCTTGGTGAAGAAGCAGGAGTTTACTTTTATCAGATTACAACCGATACTGGGACAATCGTAAAAACAATGGTGAAGCAGTAA